A window from Vicinamibacteria bacterium encodes these proteins:
- the queF gene encoding preQ(1) synthase: MASPEILECFDNPAPGRDYVIEHVNEEFTSVCPKTGHPDFGTITIRYCADRRCVELKSLKLYFQAYRNQGIYFEAVTNRIADDLNEVMKPRWLVVQTLWRGRGGIRSKITATRGDVPEAQAP; encoded by the coding sequence ATGGCGAGCCCCGAGATCCTAGAATGCTTCGACAACCCCGCTCCCGGGCGCGACTACGTGATCGAGCACGTTAACGAGGAGTTCACCAGCGTCTGCCCCAAAACCGGTCATCCGGACTTCGGAACCATCACGATTCGATATTGCGCCGACCGACGGTGCGTCGAGCTCAAGTCGCTCAAGCTCTACTTCCAGGCCTACCGCAACCAGGGCATCTACTTCGAGGCGGTGACCAATCGAATCGCGGACGATCTCAACGAAGTGATGAAGCCCCGCTGGCTCGTCGTCCAGACCCTTTGGCGGGGACGCGGAGGCATCCGCTCGAAGATTACCGCCACGCGCGGCGACGTCCCTGAAGCACAGGCGCCTTAG
- a CDS encoding MgtC/SapB family protein, with protein sequence MSTELLYRFGTAAAIGLLVGLQREFAYVDQKESTLAAGVRTFALLGLTGCTGALLADELGSPWGLVAPIFLVGALVVVAYLITAKRGDVGMTTEIAAIVTLLAGALCYFDREELAVALGVVVTLLLSFKLEIHQFTRRLTREDIIAIVKFGVITAIVLPVLPRTGLGDPPFDVLNPHRIWLMVVLISGLSFLGYVVMKLMESAHGIALTGLLGGLASSTAVTLTFSQRSQHASGLSRVFGIAILIAWVTMFVRVVVEVAVVNRTLIGSLWIPMFLAALSGALYCLFLARSKGRGGGDQDVDFSNPFELGPAIRFGALYGLILLVSRVAQIHFGNEGIYFSSVIAGFTDVDAITLSMAELSLPEGGLDPSVASRAVTLAAMANTVVKAGIVLLTGSPAIKRAVVPGFLLMLSAGLGAAFLL encoded by the coding sequence ATGAGCACCGAGCTCCTCTATCGGTTCGGCACCGCGGCCGCCATCGGATTACTCGTCGGCCTCCAGCGCGAGTTCGCCTACGTCGACCAGAAAGAGTCCACCCTGGCTGCCGGCGTTCGCACCTTCGCCCTGCTCGGGCTCACCGGATGCACCGGTGCTCTGCTCGCCGACGAGCTCGGCTCCCCCTGGGGGCTCGTCGCACCCATCTTCCTGGTCGGAGCACTCGTGGTCGTCGCTTACCTGATTACCGCGAAGCGCGGTGACGTCGGCATGACGACGGAGATCGCGGCCATCGTGACGCTCCTCGCCGGTGCCCTCTGCTACTTCGACCGGGAAGAGTTGGCAGTGGCCCTCGGCGTCGTGGTGACCCTGCTCCTCTCCTTCAAGCTCGAGATCCACCAGTTCACCCGCCGCCTGACGCGCGAAGACATCATCGCCATCGTCAAGTTCGGGGTCATCACCGCTATCGTGCTTCCCGTGCTGCCCCGGACCGGCCTGGGTGACCCACCTTTCGATGTCCTCAACCCGCATCGTATTTGGCTGATGGTCGTCCTGATCTCCGGCTTGAGTTTCCTCGGCTACGTGGTGATGAAGCTCATGGAATCGGCGCACGGCATCGCCCTTACCGGTCTTCTCGGGGGGCTTGCCTCGAGCACGGCGGTTACGTTGACGTTCTCACAGCGAAGTCAGCACGCGAGCGGTCTCTCCCGAGTGTTTGGCATCGCCATCCTCATCGCCTGGGTCACGATGTTCGTCCGCGTCGTCGTGGAAGTTGCGGTCGTCAACCGAACCCTTATCGGCTCCCTCTGGATCCCGATGTTCCTTGCGGCGCTTTCGGGAGCACTCTACTGCCTGTTTCTTGCTCGATCGAAAGGCAGAGGAGGCGGCGACCAGGACGTCGATTTCTCGAACCCGTTCGAGCTGGGACCGGCGATTCGCTTCGGCGCTCTATATGGTTTGATCCTGCTCGTGTCTCGTGTCGCCCAGATTCATTTCGGCAACGAAGGAATCTATTTCTCCTCGGTAATCGCGGGATTCACGGACGTCGACGCGATCACTCTCTCCATGGCCGAGCTGAGCCTGCCCGAAGGAGGTCTCGACCCCTCGGTTGCCTCACGAGCCGTCACGCTGGCGGCCATGGCGAACACCGTCGTCAAGGCGGGCATCGTCCTGCTCACCGGGAGTCCCGCGATCAAACGGGCAGTCGTGCCGGGCTTTTTGCTGATGCTATCCGCCGGACTGGGAGCCGCCTTTCTGTTATGA
- a CDS encoding AMP-binding protein → MGEAEWRSFVEDVRGGGRYHFSEHWRRFQSAYADRPSSMGPPVAWWPDESTVARSNLASFMNELSLSSYSALHRFSVESREAFWDRVVTRLGIQFAARPRSVLDLSRGVEDPRWLEGARLNIVLSCFSSSPEAAAIVCAREDGGAVETMSYAELERETLRFANGLRGLGYVPKDRVALYMPMTPECVIAYLGLVRSGCAVVSIADSFSAGELAKRLEIAGARTVVTVSSYGRAGRRIELYPKVREALGLLGGGRAIVIGEARLEAGDIAWSDVLDSADRPVIEITEPEHVTNVLFSSGTTGDPKAIPWTQLTPLKCALDGHFHQDIHPRDVVCWPTNIGWMMGPWLIYASLLNRATIALYEGAPAGQAFTRFVREAGVTMLGVVPSIVRNWRQSESVGDGDFAGVRVFSSTGEASTSEDTLWLMSRAEYRAPVIEYLGGTEIGGGHITGTVLHSASPGTFSAKALGTEFYVLDERGHEVSEGQTGELFLVPPSLGLSQRLLNRDHHDVYYQACPPGPNGETLRRHGDEMALLAKGYFRAQGRADDTMNLGGIKVSSLELERVVNEHPGVLESAAVGVQPRGGGAEKLVVFVVPAALGHSGDELQNTLGRAIAAKLNPLFRIHEVVEVDSLPRTASNKVMRRELRARYQRGDRAG, encoded by the coding sequence ATGGGAGAAGCGGAGTGGCGGAGTTTCGTCGAAGACGTTCGTGGCGGCGGACGGTATCATTTCAGCGAGCACTGGCGGCGTTTTCAGAGTGCCTATGCCGATCGGCCGTCCTCCATGGGGCCCCCCGTCGCCTGGTGGCCGGACGAATCGACTGTCGCGCGATCCAACCTCGCTTCGTTCATGAACGAGTTGTCGCTTTCGAGCTACTCGGCGCTCCACCGCTTTTCGGTGGAGTCCCGCGAGGCGTTCTGGGATCGCGTCGTGACTCGTCTCGGGATCCAATTCGCCGCGCGACCCCGCAGCGTCCTCGATCTCAGCCGAGGAGTCGAGGATCCGCGATGGCTCGAGGGCGCCAGACTCAACATCGTCCTTAGCTGCTTTTCGTCGAGCCCCGAAGCCGCCGCGATCGTCTGCGCGCGCGAGGACGGCGGAGCGGTCGAGACGATGAGCTACGCGGAGCTCGAGCGGGAGACCCTGCGCTTCGCCAACGGACTGCGGGGGCTCGGGTACGTGCCGAAAGACCGCGTCGCGCTCTACATGCCGATGACGCCGGAGTGCGTGATCGCCTATCTGGGCTTGGTGCGCTCCGGTTGCGCGGTCGTTTCCATCGCCGACAGCTTTTCGGCGGGCGAGCTCGCAAAGCGCCTGGAGATCGCGGGCGCCAGGACGGTCGTCACCGTCTCGAGCTACGGTCGAGCCGGGCGGCGAATCGAGCTTTATCCCAAGGTGCGCGAGGCTCTGGGGCTGCTCGGAGGGGGGCGTGCGATCGTCATCGGAGAGGCGCGGCTCGAGGCTGGCGACATCGCCTGGTCCGACGTTCTCGATTCGGCCGATCGGCCCGTCATCGAGATCACGGAGCCCGAGCACGTGACGAACGTCCTCTTCTCATCGGGAACGACGGGAGATCCGAAAGCCATCCCCTGGACGCAACTGACCCCTCTCAAGTGCGCCCTGGACGGGCATTTCCACCAGGACATCCACCCGCGAGACGTCGTGTGCTGGCCGACGAACATCGGCTGGATGATGGGGCCCTGGCTCATCTACGCGAGCCTTCTGAACCGAGCGACGATCGCTCTCTACGAGGGCGCGCCGGCCGGCCAGGCCTTCACCCGATTCGTTCGCGAGGCGGGTGTGACCATGCTCGGCGTCGTCCCGTCGATCGTGCGGAACTGGCGGCAGTCCGAGAGCGTCGGCGACGGCGACTTCGCCGGGGTTCGCGTCTTCAGCTCTACCGGCGAGGCCTCCACCTCCGAGGACACTCTCTGGCTGATGAGTCGCGCGGAGTACCGGGCGCCGGTGATCGAGTATCTCGGCGGCACCGAGATCGGCGGAGGACATATCACCGGCACCGTCCTCCACTCCGCATCGCCAGGCACGTTCTCGGCGAAGGCCCTCGGCACGGAATTCTACGTGCTCGACGAGCGAGGCCACGAGGTTTCGGAAGGGCAGACGGGGGAGCTCTTCCTCGTTCCGCCCTCTCTCGGGCTCTCTCAGCGGCTCTTGAACCGGGACCATCACGACGTCTACTACCAGGCTTGTCCCCCGGGACCGAACGGCGAAACACTGCGGCGTCACGGCGACGAGATGGCCCTGCTCGCGAAAGGCTACTTCCGGGCCCAGGGCCGCGCCGATGACACGATGAATCTCGGGGGAATCAAGGTATCGTCGCTCGAGCTCGAAAGGGTGGTCAACGAGCACCCGGGGGTGCTCGAAAGCGCCGCCGTCGGCGTACAACCCCGAGGAGGCGGTGCCGAGAAGCTGGTGGTGTTCGTAGTTCCTGCCGCCTTGGGCCATTCGGGGGATGAGCTCCAGAATACGCTCGGTCGAGCGATCGCCGCGAAGCTCAACCCCCTCTTCAGGATTCACGAGGTGGTCGAGGTCGATTCGCTGCCGCGAACCGCATCCAACAAGGTCATGAGACGGGAGCTGCGCGCGCGATACCAGCGAGGCGATCGCGCCGGGTAG
- a CDS encoding mercuric reductase — translation MGTRESYEAIVIGTGQAGKPLARSLAEAGRRTAIIEKEEKVGGSCVVRGCTPTKTMVASARVAYLARRATDYGVSTGPVSVDLDRVRERKRKIVDRFSEGNRKGLEQQANLELIFGEASFLSEREIRVTRPDRTEARLKAPLIFINAGARPSVPDIPGLSDVPYLDSTSIMELARVPDHLVIIGGGYISVEFGQMFRRFGARVTIVQRREQLLPREDEDVATELATILREEGIDTLVSSVPQSVARNGEGSTILVVDTPEGGRTVSASVLLVATGRVPDTAGLNLEAAGIEVDPGGFIPVNERLETQAEGIYALGDVKGGPAFTHISYDDYRIIERNLLGDGKGTIRGRFVPYTVFTDPELGRVGLSERQAKAEGLAYRVAKLPMSHVARALESDETRGFMKAVVETDTDRILGAAILGVNGGEVMSVVQVAMMGGLSARELRDGVFAHPTLSESLNNLFMKL, via the coding sequence ATGGGCACCAGAGAGTCTTACGAAGCCATCGTGATCGGAACCGGGCAGGCGGGAAAACCGCTCGCGAGGAGCTTGGCAGAGGCCGGGCGACGTACCGCGATTATCGAAAAAGAAGAAAAAGTCGGTGGGAGCTGCGTGGTCAGGGGGTGTACGCCTACCAAGACGATGGTGGCAAGCGCACGCGTCGCCTATCTCGCCCGCCGCGCCACCGACTACGGCGTGTCGACCGGACCCGTGTCCGTCGATCTCGACAGGGTACGGGAGCGGAAGCGTAAGATCGTCGATCGATTCAGCGAAGGAAATCGGAAAGGGCTCGAGCAGCAGGCCAACCTCGAATTGATCTTCGGCGAAGCGAGCTTCCTCTCCGAGCGCGAGATTCGAGTCACTCGGCCAGACAGAACCGAAGCTCGGTTGAAGGCACCCCTCATCTTCATCAACGCGGGAGCCCGGCCGAGTGTCCCCGACATTCCGGGGCTATCGGACGTGCCCTATCTCGACTCCACTTCGATCATGGAGCTAGCACGGGTGCCCGATCACCTCGTCATAATCGGAGGCGGTTACATATCCGTCGAGTTCGGCCAGATGTTTCGCCGTTTCGGTGCGCGAGTCACGATCGTGCAGCGGCGAGAACAGCTTTTGCCGCGCGAGGACGAAGACGTGGCAACCGAGCTGGCGACCATCCTGCGAGAGGAAGGCATCGATACCCTTGTCTCATCCGTCCCGCAGAGCGTGGCTCGCAATGGCGAGGGAAGTACGATTCTGGTGGTCGACACCCCCGAGGGGGGACGGACGGTTTCCGCCTCGGTCCTGCTCGTGGCAACGGGCCGCGTTCCCGACACGGCGGGTTTGAACCTCGAGGCAGCGGGGATCGAGGTCGATCCAGGGGGTTTCATTCCTGTAAACGAGCGGCTCGAGACCCAGGCCGAGGGCATCTATGCCCTGGGGGACGTCAAGGGCGGCCCCGCGTTCACCCACATTTCCTACGACGATTACAGAATCATCGAGAGAAACTTGCTGGGAGACGGTAAAGGAACCATCCGGGGTCGGTTCGTTCCCTACACCGTCTTCACCGATCCGGAGCTCGGCCGCGTGGGACTTTCGGAGCGGCAAGCGAAGGCAGAAGGCCTCGCTTATCGCGTCGCCAAACTTCCGATGAGCCACGTCGCCCGGGCGCTCGAGTCGGACGAAACACGCGGATTCATGAAAGCCGTCGTCGAAACGGACACCGATAGGATTTTGGGCGCGGCCATACTCGGCGTCAATGGCGGCGAGGTCATGAGCGTCGTCCAGGTAGCGATGATGGGAGGCCTGTCGGCAAGAGAACTGCGGGACGGCGTTTTCGCGCACCCGACGCTTTCCGAGTCGTTGAACAACCTCTTCATGAAATTGTGA
- a CDS encoding outer membrane beta-barrel protein, translating to MRIQRDGDYRVRSNLLIFVFLLASVQVAAQGPANRGELFAGIGASRVGGDEGSLGNGPYLLGGVGFRLATRASVEVDAFRAQHEREIAGGPLEGTATGVFGNVVYHFSEGRTQVFVTGSAGLLRSETTHTYPVGGTPTTFRSEENGFAWGGGGGVKIFLTPRFSLRPQFRLVFSEATGVMGLAAASIGTGYHW from the coding sequence GTGCGGATCCAAAGGGACGGAGATTACCGGGTGCGCTCGAATCTGCTGATATTCGTTTTCCTCCTCGCCTCGGTACAGGTAGCGGCGCAGGGCCCCGCGAACCGAGGAGAGCTTTTCGCAGGGATTGGAGCGTCTCGTGTGGGCGGTGACGAAGGCTCCCTCGGGAATGGACCTTATCTCCTCGGTGGAGTCGGATTCCGTCTCGCAACCAGAGCGTCGGTCGAGGTAGACGCGTTTAGGGCGCAGCACGAACGCGAGATTGCCGGCGGCCCCCTCGAGGGGACCGCCACCGGGGTGTTCGGAAACGTGGTCTACCACTTCTCGGAAGGACGGACGCAGGTCTTCGTGACGGGAAGCGCGGGACTACTTCGCTCCGAGACAACCCATACTTACCCGGTCGGTGGCACGCCGACCACCTTCCGGTCGGAAGAGAATGGCTTCGCATGGGGCGGTGGAGGAGGAGTCAAGATTTTTCTGACGCCACGTTTCTCGCTTCGTCCACAGTTTCGTCTGGTCTTTAGCGAGGCAACCGGAGTCATGGGGCTGGCCGCGGCGTCCATTGGGACGGGCTATCACTGGTAG
- the msrP gene encoding protein-methionine-sulfoxide reductase catalytic subunit MsrP, giving the protein MKKYLPDVPSRDVTPPEIFFGRRRFIASLGMGMVAAPYFLRAAEPDLLTPPYENAKVFPAPANAKFQVPEAIERKDLTPREIAAAHNNFYEFLPGRGGPVWRHAGEFEVTPWKLEVSGECAKPRTFDLDDLLAFDQEERVYHFRCVERWAMNVPWTGFPLSKLLEAVEPKSSAKFVRFVSAVKSKQMPGVREAHWYPWPYHEGLRIDEATNELALVATGVYGKPLLKQHGAPVRIVVPWKYGYKNPKSIVKMELVSKEPETFWQIQPHEYGFLSNVNPFIPHPRWSQAESLWLDNEERFPTPLFNGYERYVAELYPDEPRALQDPLEPGQKAR; this is encoded by the coding sequence ATGAAGAAATATCTGCCCGACGTCCCGTCGCGAGACGTCACTCCCCCGGAAATCTTCTTCGGCCGCAGGCGGTTCATTGCCTCGCTCGGGATGGGCATGGTGGCGGCCCCCTACTTTCTGCGGGCCGCTGAGCCCGATCTGCTGACGCCGCCTTACGAGAACGCCAAAGTGTTTCCCGCGCCCGCCAACGCGAAATTCCAGGTGCCGGAAGCGATCGAGCGAAAGGACCTGACGCCGAGGGAAATCGCCGCGGCGCACAACAACTTCTACGAATTCCTGCCGGGGCGCGGAGGCCCCGTGTGGCGTCACGCCGGGGAGTTCGAAGTGACACCCTGGAAGCTCGAAGTCTCCGGGGAATGTGCCAAGCCGCGGACGTTCGATCTCGACGACCTCCTCGCCTTCGATCAGGAGGAACGCGTCTATCACTTTCGCTGCGTCGAGAGATGGGCGATGAACGTGCCCTGGACGGGTTTTCCGCTGTCCAAGCTTCTCGAAGCGGTCGAGCCGAAGAGCTCGGCCAAGTTCGTCAGATTCGTCAGCGCGGTCAAGTCCAAGCAGATGCCCGGCGTTCGCGAGGCACACTGGTACCCGTGGCCCTACCACGAGGGGCTGCGCATCGACGAAGCGACGAACGAGCTCGCGCTCGTGGCAACCGGCGTGTACGGCAAACCGCTCCTCAAGCAGCACGGGGCGCCCGTCCGCATCGTCGTTCCGTGGAAGTACGGTTACAAGAATCCCAAATCGATCGTGAAGATGGAGCTCGTCTCCAAGGAGCCCGAGACCTTCTGGCAGATTCAGCCCCACGAGTACGGCTTTCTTTCGAACGTCAACCCGTTCATACCGCACCCACGGTGGAGTCAGGCCGAGTCCCTCTGGCTCGACAATGAGGAACGCTTTCCCACACCGCTGTTCAACGGCTACGAACGATACGTTGCCGAGCTCTATCCCGACGAGCCGCGGGCTCTCCAAGACCCGCTGGAGCCAGGGCAGAAGGCTCGCTGA
- a CDS encoding DUF423 domain-containing protein, protein MPWFRLGSVFMFLAVALGAFGAHSLRQRLPPEMLAVFETGVRYHFYHALGLFAVSWLTERQASALAAGAGWAFTIGILVFSGSLYLLSVTGQRWLGAVTPLGGLAFLLGWVLLFLASFR, encoded by the coding sequence ATGCCCTGGTTTCGTCTCGGAAGCGTCTTCATGTTCCTGGCGGTGGCGCTCGGAGCATTCGGCGCCCACTCTCTTCGACAGCGACTCCCACCCGAGATGCTGGCCGTTTTCGAGACCGGCGTCCGCTACCACTTCTACCATGCCCTCGGCCTTTTTGCCGTTTCCTGGCTCACCGAGCGCCAAGCGAGCGCACTCGCCGCCGGAGCCGGATGGGCGTTCACCATCGGCATCCTCGTCTTCTCGGGCTCACTCTACCTCTTGAGTGTGACCGGCCAGCGTTGGCTCGGTGCCGTTACACCCCTTGGCGGATTGGCATTTCTCCTGGGGTGGGTGCTCCTTTTCCTCGCCTCGTTCCGTTGA